Proteins encoded together in one Ipomoea triloba cultivar NCNSP0323 chromosome 4, ASM357664v1 window:
- the LOC116015392 gene encoding uncharacterized protein LOC116015392: MSAISNFTAGRHALIGAALPESFPKVGSEKHSRLKMRISRSLDKAALRHSRKAFNGSSIRMTLVDERLAHRKVVMPSEVLAYELVQGAKVRWSYIMDKSLPEPPTAVLLHGILGSRKNWGSFARRLAKEFPKWQFLLVDLRCHGDSTSIKKKGPHTVASAALDVLKLLGHLRLTPRVVVGHSFGGKVALSMVDQVAKPLARPVRVWVLDATPGKVRAGGDGDDHPAELITFLSALPKEVSSKQDVVEALTKQGFSKDVAQWVVTNLRQTNPSGTSPASFSWVFDLKGIDEMYQSYEETNMWKVVEDVPRGVHVSFLKAERSLHRWALDDIQRIHSAEEQASKEGGGVEMHVLEDAGHWVHADNPDGLFKILSFSFQGF, translated from the exons ATGTCGGCCATATCAAACTTTACGGCTGGCCGGCACGCCTTGATCGGAGCTGCATTGCCAGAGAGCTTCCCGAAAGTTGGTTCGGAGAAGCACAGTAGGTTGAAAATGAGAATTTCTAGATCTTTGGACAAG GCAGCTCTTCGCCATTCAAGGAAGGCATTTAATGGTTCAAGTATCCGGATGACATTGGTAGATGAGAGACTTGCACACAGAAAAGTTGTGATGCCATCTGAAGTTTTG GCATATGAACTCGTTCAAGGAGCCAAA GTGAGATGGAGTTATATCATGGATAAATCCTTGCCTGAACCACCTACTGCAGTCCTTTTGCACGGTATTTTGGGCAGCAGGAAAAATTGGG GAAGCTTTGCTCGGAGATTAGCCAAAGAATTTCCAAAATGGCAG TTTCTCTTGGTAGACTTGCGGTGCCATGGTGATTCAACATCAATCAAGAAGAAGGGGCCTCATACTGTAGCTTCAGCTGCCCTGGATGTCTTAAAACTA CTTGGGCATCTCAGGCTCACTCCCAGAGTTGTCGTTGGTCACAGTTTTGGAGGAAAAG TTGCTTTGAGCATGGTTGATCAGGTTGCTAAACCACTTGCACGGCCTGTCAGA GTTTGGGTTCTGGATGCAACTCCAGGAAAAGTAAGAGCTGGTGGAGATGGAGATGATCACCCAGCTGAACTAATTACTTTTCTAAGTGCACTGCCAAAAGAG GTCTCTTCAAAACAGGATGTTGTGGAGGCTCTTACTAAGCAGGGCTTTTCCAAAGATGTGGCACAG TGGGTGGTAACTAACCTCCGACAGACCAACCCTTCTGGTACATCCCCAGCAAGCTTCTCGTGGGTGTTTGATCTTAAGGGAATTGATGAGATGTATCAATCATATGAAGAAACAAATATGTG GAAAGTAGTGGAAGATGTACCCCGAGGTGTACATGTCAGCTTCTTGAAGGCAGAAAGGAGTTTGCATCGGTGGGCACTTGACGATATTCAGAGGATTCATTCTGCCGAGGAGCAAGCTTCCAAGGAGGGAGGTGGAGTAGAGATGCATGTCTTAGAAGATGCCGGGCACTGG GTGCATGCGGATAACCCAGACGGATTATTCAAGATTCTTTCATTCTCGTTCCAAGGATTTTAA